The Desulfobacterales bacterium DNA window ATATGAACTTCCCACAATTCACGTTTTTCCTGACCTTCTTTAGACATAACCTCTCCTCCATTAATTTTGGATGGATTATGCCACCGCTCCGGATCGTTGTGAAGATGGGGTTTGTCGGACGCTTACCGCAGAGGGGCTGCGTTTCTGCTTTCAAAGCTGGAAAGAAAGGGGAGCCGATTCAGCTGAAAATGAGCAAGTTTGATGAAATTTCTGCGGCGAGAAAAATCCTTGATCTCCCGGAAAGGGTGACCATGGACTCGATAAAATCAAGCTTTAGAAGAATGCTGGCGAAGTGGCATCCGGACAAGTGTGAAGAAGACAAGGAAAACTGCGCCGAAATGACACGCAAGATTATTTCGGCGGATGAGACGATCATGGATGATTGCGTTCACTATCAATACTCCTTTTCAGAGAATACGGTAAAAAAACATCAGTCGCCTGAAGAATGGTGGTTCGAGCGCTCTGGTGACGACCCCCTATGGGGAAATGGCAGGCCTTCGAAGTGATGGCTGATTTAAGCAGTCGGCTGGATGACGCAGCGCCCCCATCTTCGTTCCGGAGGGTCTGCGCAATTAGTTGTAATCAATAAATAGGTTAGTGAACTTTCAATCTTTACTCAAATGGATTTAAGGAGGAAGTTTAAATGGCTGAGTTGATCGTATTTCACAGTGGCAACCCCGGTTGAGTCTCATGCAGAAAGGCTATAGGTGTAGCCAACGACATGAAAGAAAAATTCGATGGAAAACTGGACGTGAAAATATTCACGCTGGGTTCGGAAGAAGCCAAACCTTACGCCCTTGAATTCAAAGGGTCGACCAATGTCCTCCTGGATAAGGAGTGGGTGCCTTTAGGGGTGGCGACAGACAAGAGTCAAATGGAAACATTTTTATCCGAAAAGATTTAACGGGAGCCTATCAATTGAGCCTGAAAAAGAGATCATCCGCATTTCTGGCGCTTTTGGCTGTGCTGATTACCGTTGTCTCTGTATGGTACACCCAGCGCCCTATCGCTCCCAAGCAGACCAATTGGGACGACGTGATCGCCGAGGCCAATGCCGGTGGTTACGCTATCATTTCTACCGAAGAACTCGCCGACCGCTATAGCAAAGGTTCTTTGGATCTGTTGCTGGTCGACACCCGCCAGGAGTGGGAATACCGCACCGGGCATATCGAGGGCGCGCTCAATTTTTCCATAGAACCTACATGGTGGTCGAGATGGCGCAAGGCCGGTGAACTGGAAGGTTTTCTGGGGCCGGATAAGGATCGCGTCCTGGTCTTCTACTGAGCGGGTTTGACATGAGTCCGCAGCGACTCGGCGGCCCGGGTGGCCGTATCGCTTGGTTACAAAAACGTCTACCGCAACCCCCACGGTTTTCCGAAATGGCAGGAGCAGGGGTTGCCCATCGCAAGCAGCCCCACGGGACCGGCAGATCCGATGCAGGCGGGCCTCAATCCATCAGGGGACCGCTCCCTGCAAGGGTGGGCCATGCTCTGGACGCTGCTGGGCATTTTCGCCGGAGGGTTGGCCCTGAACCTGTCACCCTGTGTTTATCCTATGATTCCCATCACGGTTTCGTTTTTCGGGGGGCGGGCAGGCCGGGACAAACCCAGCCAGATCAAACTGGTTTTCCATGGCATCTGCTATTTGATTGGGCTTGCCCTGACCAACTCCACGTTGGGGGTCGTGGCCGCGCCCTGCATCGGCCCCTTCGTCCTGGGTCTGCTCACCTGGGTGGCAGGCATGGGCAACCCATGGTTCGGTTTCCTGATTTTCTTTATTCTCAGCCTGGGGATAGGATTACCCTTGTTTGTGCTAGCGCTTTTTTCCAGCCAATTGCAGCGGCTGCCCAAAGCCGGGGGCTGGATGATATGGGTGCGCAAGCTGATGGGCTGGGTCCTGGTGGGCGTGGCCGCCTATTTTATTAGGCCATTAAGGAGAAGAACATGCTCAACGTCCGTTTTTTTCTCAATGAGCCCAACGGCAAGCCTTGAAAGCATTTCAAACAGATGATGCCCAGGTTGGGCGAAAAATACGCCGTCGATATCGGGGTCACCTCAAAGCCCTAGTCCGAGTATCAGACCGACGAATACTTTGAACTCGATTTGCCGGTCGCGCCGGCGGTTATGGTTGGAGAGGAAATTGTCGTGGAAGGCACCGACGTGTCCGATCACGACGTGGAAGCCTGCATCTGCCGCCACTTGGGATGGCCTGAACCTGAACCGCAGAAAAAAGGCATTCTAAAACGTTTTTTTAATAAATAGACTGTTGCCTAACATCAAGAGGAAATGAATATGCGCGCACATTGTTTCCAGCACGTACCTTTCGAAGGACTTGGCAGTATCGGCCCCTGGCTTTCAGAGGCCGGTTACACCATCACATATACACACTTTTTTAAGTCAGTGGAGTTGCCAGATATTCAGCAATTGGACCTGCTTGTGGTGATGGGTGGCCCGATGAGCGCCAATGATGAAAGCGAGTTTCCATGGCTTGTCATAGAGAAACAGTTTATTAGAGACGCTATCGAAAAAGAAAAACCGGTATTAGGTATTTGTTTAGGCGCACAACTCATTGCAAGTACCATGGGATCTCGGGTGTACCCTAACACCGTCAAGGAAATCGGATGGTTTCCTATACAAGGTGTTTCAATTACAAAAGAGATGATTTTCAGATTTCCATTATCATTAAAGGTATTTCACTGGCATGGTGAAACATTTGATCTGCCACCCGGCGCAACCCTTCTGGCGAGCAGTGAAGGTTGCAGGAACCAGGCTTTTCAGATCGGAAATAAAGTTATTGGATTGCAGTTTCACTTGGAGACAACACCAGAATCAACGAAAGATATTGTTTTTAATTGTCGTCATGAGATCATAGCGTCACAATTTGTGCAAGCAGAGGAAGATATTTTATCAGCCAAATCTGAGGATTACACCCTTATAAATCAACAAATGGCTGAGATACTAACATTCCTTCTGGAATATAATGATTGATCGCTGATACTTTTGATCGGCGTGTCGATCTACCTGGTCCGGTTTTCACCGGTCATGCAGTATTTCACGATCGAACAACGTGGGCTGGTCTTTGAGGCGGCGGGCTTCTGGGCACCCTTGCTGTTCGTGTTCATTTACGCCGCCGGTATCTGTCTTTTCTTTCCCGGTTGCTGGCACAGGTCTTGGTATCCTTGTGGGCATATTCATTTTCTCGTTTTTCATCCCGAAACTCCTGAAAATGGCAAAGGGACCCGATGCGACCGAAACAATTTAATCGATGGCCGCCTCAAGAGTAAATAATGGAAACCGACACAATCTTCGTCTTGGCGCTTTTCTCGGCGTCTTCGCCATTATAGCCACGGGGGAGGTTTTCGCGCCCCGAAGGCGGCTGACAACTTCCAAAAGCAGGCGCTGGCTGGCCAATCTGGCCATCGTCGCGTTGAACCCGCTATCGGTAGTGTTGGTCTATCCCATTCTACCCGTTGGGTTGGCCCTGCTCGCCTCGGAGCTAGGTTGGGGGCTACTCAACCAATGGGCCTTGCCCTATGGACTCGAGGTGCTCATCGGTATGGCGGCGTTGGATCTTGTGGTGTATACCCAACACGTCCTGCATCACGCCATCCCTGTGCTCCGGCTCGTTGTTGTTACGCCGGACATGCATCGGGTCCATCACTCGGTCATCATCCGGGAGACCAACAGCAATTATGGCTTTAACCTGCCCTGGTGGGACCGACTGCTCGGCACCTACAAAGCGCATCCCGCCAAGGGGCACACGGATATGGTGATCGGGCTGTCCCAATTCCGCGATCCACAAAGGCTTATCCTGCCGCGCCTCCTGATCCTGCCGTTTGTGGGTGATCCCGGCCGAGGGCCCATCAATCGTCATTGATTCGCAAGGTCGTTTCAAACACCGGCATGATGAGCGTCGAAAAGCAACCCGACGAATCCCGCCTCCGATGCAATTCCGGGCTCCACCCTCGAGACTCCGCTTGACGGGGTGTCGGGTGCCCAAAAAAGCGCGCTGCAACCACGTCGAAGCTCAAATCCCATCTTTTCAAAAAGATGCACGGTTTCCTTTATGGTGAGAAAATGCGCGTGCGCATACACGGGGTGCCCTTCCTCACCTTTACGGATATAGGCCCTGCCCCAAGGGCTGTCTGCCGGAACGGTCCCGAGGATCAGTGTGCCGTTTTCCCTTAAAACACGGGAGGATTCTTGAAGCACCTTCGCCGGGTTTTCGAGAAAACACAACGTCAGCGCTATGAGCACGCCATCAAACACCTGCTTTTGATAAGGCAATTGTTCAGCTCGTCCAATACATACGTGCACACCTCGACGGACAGCCTTGCTCGTCATTGGAAGAGAAATGTCGATTCCATGGGTAATTCCAAGAGCCTCAGCGAAACGGCCGGTGCCGACGCCAATTTCTAACCAGCGTTCGGAGATATCTCCCCGAAGGAGGCTCAGACATTCCGTTTCCTCACGAAAAATGGCGTTTCCCTCTGGCTCGTCATACCAGCGGTCATAAATATCGGCAATGGGATCGAATATTGTACTTATGGTCTTAAGAATTGTCATTTTATTTATCATTTCGGAATAGATCCTCCGTTTCGAGGCGCGAACATGATGATCCCCATACCGAGCAGGGTTATCGCCACCCCGACAAAGTCCCAGACGTGTGGGCGAATCCCGTCCACCAGCCACAGCCAGTCCAAAGCGATCGAGACATCCTATGTAAGCAGGATGGTCGAAGCGCCCGTTCCACAACCGATATTCGCAATCTTCAAAGGGCGTGATTTATCAAGCCCAGCCAGCATTAAAGCCTGTTTTGTTTCGGCCATGCCTCCGGGGCTTTGTCTGAAATTTGATCTATGTAGATCAATCAAAAGCTGCATTTGTATGTCGTCCATAGTTTCTCCTCAATTGATACTCCTAACCAATCCTTCAGCTAGATCCAACACATCCACCGGCCAGAAGCATTCCGGGCGTGGATGGCGTACTTGCGGATGTCCGGCCTCAGGGCGGCACTGGGCCGGAATAGCCTCCCGGCCGCACACAGCGCCTAACAGCGCCCCACAAATGGCCGCGTTGGTATCGGTGTCACCACCGCGCATGATGGTATCGACAACACCGTCCTCGAGACTTGGAGCATGAAGCAACTGATACAGGGCATTCTGAAAAGCGATCAAGACCCAGCCCTGCTGGTGGACATAGTCCGCTGGCGGCTCGTCGTCGGCCTTGTCGATGGTTTCCAGCAAAGCAGATTCTACGGGCATGTCGACCGCCCACTTCCGGATGTGCTGGTATAGCTGCTTACGGTCGCAACCAGATTGAATGGCGTGGGCAATTCCCATGGCAAACAGCAGCGCCATCTCTGAATCATCTGTCGGCTGGCCTGCGATGGTATTCCATGTCCCGCCATCCGCAAGCTCCCGGACACCATTAGGGTAGCTGCGCCGGATTTCATCCGGGGACTGAAACTCAACCAGACTCCCTATCGCATCACCGGCAAGCTGGCCAAGCAGGTATCCTTGGGCTCTGTATATCATTCCGATTCCTCCGCTGACTCTAATGTATTCAAAAGAAGGGAATACCGGCGGGATACCACTGTTTCTTTCAGGATAGGTGCCGATAGACATCTTTTCGGTGCCCAACACGAATGACCGCTATCACCAGAACTTGATCCAACATATTATACACAATTCGATATTCACCCGTGCGGATGCGGTATGTATGCTCGGTACCGGAAAGTTTAATCGAGGCGATGGGATGGGGATTTGTTGTGAGCTCCTCAACCGTTGCCAGTATTTTTTTAATGGCTTTGCTCGGAAGGGAGCGCAGTTCTTTCGTTGCAGAGCGTTTCCACTCAATTTTATATAAGGCCATCCTGTTTCAGTTCCTTGAGAACATCAGCATGAGAAATAGTAGGTTCCTCCCGGCGTTCGGCAACGGCCGCCAAGTCCTCTATATCCTCAAGAAGCTCGAGAAACTTGGAAATGGGCAACACAACGGAAATCCTTTCCCCAACTTCATCGGTAATATATTGCGGATTCAAATTGTCGATCCCAATCATGGCGCAATCTCCTTTTTTTGCAAAACATATCATAAGGATCTATAAAAATGAAAACGATATTGTTTTTTTCAATATCTGCATTTAGCCTTTCTTTTCAATTACCAGCTTCCTTAATGAAGTTGCATATTGAAAGAATTGAGCAAGGAATTGAATCAAGAAGGGGAAGAGGTGAAAAGAAATAAAAGCGGTGTTTAAGGATCAGATTTTACTCTTAGGTTTACAGGGGATACCAGTTGTGGCCCATTAAATTCAATACCTATTTGAATTTAAAACCATTTGTTGGTGGAGGCGCCGGGAGTTGAACCCGCTTCTCCGCTTGAAACCCCTTGACTGTCGCTGATCCTTTATATGCCCGGCAAGATTCTGGCAAGAAATCATTTCCGGACAACGCTTATATTTACGATCTTTTCACTGGCTTTTCCACGCCTCATTTCATCAACCGCACGTACCACATTGAGGCATCCATCATCCTGAACTTGAATATATCGCTCGATTGATTTATTGCTCGTGTTTCCGAGACCGGCCCTTGCTGCATCTTTCCCGAGACGCCTTGCCGTTTGCGTTGCTGATGTGTGCCTGGTCCCTGCGTAGAGGTCTAACCCCTTGATTCCGAGGACATCACAGGCTTTTATCCACCATTTATAAAAATACTTTTTTCCATATGGCTTGTTTGGAAGGGTGCCCTTTACACCGCCGACATGCCGAAAAAAAGGTGTTTGTGGTACAGCGGGGTATCGCCGCTTCAGCTCTTTGACAATCACCAAATGGTCATCCATCAGGCGGATCGTTTTGGTTTGGTTCTTTCGCTTAGTAGGGTTCCAGAATGTGACAACGCCCGTTTCAATGTCAATGTCGGCCTCGGCCAACCTGATAAGATCTTGCGGCCTGAGATTGGTGTGCGTAGCCAAGAGTTCAATCCCGAGCCACACTTTATCGTCTATGTGCGCCGTCAAGTTCTTGACCTTATCAATGATTTTGACCTGTGTTTCCCAATCCGTAATGGTGCGGAACTCAAGTTCAAATGGGACATCCGGGAATTCTGGCATCTGCAATCGTTCTCGCCGGCATACCCATTTGAAAAAATAGTGGAGGCATGATCTATGGTTGGCACGGGTCTTCTCGCTTATACCTTCAATGCCGAAAAGAAAGTCCTCAATCTTTGCCGGACTTTCAATGATGTCTTTTATGTTGGCGTTTGCAAAAAAGGCTTTTGCCCGGCGCAAATAATTCCGATAGCTTTCAACGGTGGAATCCGATATGGCCTTACCCTGGGCGTTTTTTTCACGGTATTTAAGCCAAAGGTCTGCCAGGGTCGTAAACCCAAGAGGGACGTCTTTTTGGTAATCCCTCGGATCGTAAGCCTGATATCGCTGATCCTTTACGCGCAAATGGTCAAGCTGTTGTTTCGCGGCCTTGACCGTATCAAAGCGCATTGTTGTCGATTTGTAATAAAGTCGGCATTTCCCGTGATGGTAAACCGGATTGTGTGTTAAACCACCTGTGCATACCAGGGTATCGATGTTTTCATCGAACTTGAATGCCCCTTTGCATATCGGGCATTTGGTAGAGGTGTATATCGACCCTTTCATACAGACCTCGCTATTCGGGTTCTGATGCTTTTTATGGATACGATATGAGGTGGTTTCGGTCAACATAAATTGATTATTTGTCAACGCCCTGGTTTTTTTATTCGCCTAAAATATCTACTCTTGCTGATAAATCTTATTTTAAAATGGCAGACAAAATTTAAATATGGAACATGATGGTTTTTCCAAATATAACAACCTGTTTATGAATCCCGGTCCGCGCCCGTTAGTCGGGCCAAACCATGGCGGTAAACACGGGGACAAGTCGTACCTCCATAAACCAGCCGCTAAGGTGGGCTATCCATGGCCCATCCGGTGCATGTAATGCGGTTTATCCGTTGCAACTTGTGGTTTGCTATCTGAGTAGGGTAAAAAGTTCATCATCTGGCGCACCTTAACTTCGCCAGATTTTCAACATACCCGTACAGGTGAAGCCCCTTGCTTGCTGCGACAATCGGCCCTATCCCTACTCCAATTTCATCGGCCAACATTTTTTGGAGCACCGCAATTCCGGCAAGATTCGCCGGGAACCCGCTCCAAAGATCCCAGGACCTGAAATAAGGGAAAAAGATCAAGCTCCCATTTTGAACCCGCATATCGATATGCCGGAGGCATGGCGGATCAGAAAGGCGACAATCACCCGGCTCGGCCACCTGAAAGATAGCCTGGTTCGTGTTCGGAGTGGACTTGAGCAAGCTAATGAAATACTTAATTTGGGGACTGATCCGGCTGCCGTAGGTGTATTGTTCATCGGCCGCAAGATTGCTTGCCAATAAATAAGGTGCGTATTGCTCGACATATCCGGGCGCCACCGGGTCCGGAATTCCCAGGTGAGCCGGAATCTTTGGCAACATCATATCCCAGGGCTCGGCATAAGGTATGCGAATAAGGACTGTGATATAATCGAACTCCAGCCGGGTTTGCCCGACATATGACCCATGTTGAATTTCGTATCGGCGCCCGTGGTCGAGTTCGGCACTGACGCATTGAAACCAGGCATCGTCTATGGTTGTTGCTTGAATAAAAATTGGATTCATATCCATTGAAGCTCTCCATTTTTTTTATCAGTTGCATTTGTTAAGCCCGGCCAGGGCCTTCACCAATAGTCCCTTTGATTCGCTTCACCTCCATGCCCATCCTCGCGGGGGCCGGGCTTAATTTATTCAGACGCTAAACCGGCCTTTTTTATTTCTTGTTCTTCCACTCATGGTCTGTGCACCATGCCATTTTTTTGGTCGAAAATCCGCCGGCCGAACATCGTATTTTCTTTTCGATGGTGTAATAACTTGATTTTTCGTCAATCTCGCTGGTGAAGTGTTTGCAGTTCGAGCACTTCGGACCATCGTCTCTCCACTTTTGAGCTTTTTTAGCAGCAGCTGATTTTGAAATTCTTGCAGTTGCCATTCGCTTTTCCTTTCTTTTCTTTTTTTTCAGTATTATGGCCTTGTGCTTTCCCTGAAGGCCCTCATAATTTTAAGCCGAAGCTGGTTGGCCACTTTCAACTTCTGTTTCTTCCTGACGCCGCCAAAAATGCTGCTTCGGCAATAAAGTTCAAGCACTTGGCTCATGATGACCCAGTACGAAAAAATATCTGCACTGAGTGTTTCTCCGTCCTGGCTGTGTTTGCGTAAAACAAGGTTCATGGCCCTTGACCATTTACCCCATTCGGGGCTTAACCGAGACAGCCCTTTTGCTTTTGCCGTGTTGAATCTTGAATCTATTTCATCAAGAAGCATTATGGCGTTGAACAATTCGTAATTGGTAAAATCGTCATTTTCGTCGTCGATTTTAGGAGTATCCGTGCCCATCGTTTCCATGTGCATCCCACCATCTCACAAAGTTCATAAAAGGTGTTGCCGCCCAGGGGATGGCCAAGGCGGCATAGCGTTATCCGATAACGACAACGTCAACTGGCAATGTCTGCGAGAACCAATTTTTAATATTTTTGATTGCTTCGAGCTTCCATGCGCCGCCGTCAGCCTCGAACAACGTGCATGCGATGCTGTCATTGATCTGCTTGAA harbors:
- a CDS encoding J domain-containing protein, which gives rise to MNFPQFTFFLTFFRHNLSSINFGWIMPPLRIVVKMGFVGRLPQRGCVSAFKAGKKGEPIQLKMSKFDEISAARKILDLPERVTMDSIKSSFRRMLAKWHPDKCEEDKENCAEMTRKIISADETIMDDCVHYQYSFSENTVKKHQSPEEWWFERSGDDPLWGNGRPSK
- a CDS encoding rhodanese-like domain-containing protein, which translates into the protein MSLKKRSSAFLALLAVLITVVSVWYTQRPIAPKQTNWDDVIAEANAGGYAIISTEELADRYSKGSLDLLLVDTRQEWEYRTGHIEGALNFSIEPTWWSRWRKAGELEGFLGPDKDRVLVFY
- a CDS encoding cytochrome c biogenesis protein CcdA, translated to MAVSLGYKNVYRNPHGFPKWQEQGLPIASSPTGPADPMQAGLNPSGDRSLQGWAMLWTLLGIFAGGLALNLSPCVYPMIPITVSFFGGRAGRDKPSQIKLVFHGICYLIGLALTNSTLGVVAAPCIGPFVLGLLTWVAGMGNPWFGFLIFFILSLGIGLPLFVLALFSSQLQRLPKAGGWMIWVRKLMGWVLVGVAAYFIRPLRRRTCSTSVFFSMSPTASLESISNR
- a CDS encoding gamma-glutamyl-gamma-aminobutyrate hydrolase family protein (Members of this family of hydrolases with an active site Cys residue belong to MEROPS family C26.) — its product is MRAHCFQHVPFEGLGSIGPWLSEAGYTITYTHFFKSVELPDIQQLDLLVVMGGPMSANDESEFPWLVIEKQFIRDAIEKEKPVLGICLGAQLIASTMGSRVYPNTVKEIGWFPIQGVSITKEMIFRFPLSLKVFHWHGETFDLPPGATLLASSEGCRNQAFQIGNKVIGLQFHLETTPESTKDIVFNCRHEIIASQFVQAEEDILSAKSEDYTLINQQMAEILTFLLEYND
- a CDS encoding sterol desaturase family protein; the protein is MAASRVNNGNRHNLRLGAFLGVFAIIATGEVFAPRRRLTTSKSRRWLANLAIVALNPLSVVLVYPILPVGLALLASELGWGLLNQWALPYGLEVLIGMAALDLVVYTQHVLHHAIPVLRLVVVTPDMHRVHHSVIIRETNSNYGFNLPWWDRLLGTYKAHPAKGHTDMVIGLSQFRDPQRLILPRLLILPFVGDPGRGPINRH
- a CDS encoding class I SAM-dependent methyltransferase → MINKMTILKTISTIFDPIADIYDRWYDEPEGNAIFREETECLSLLRGDISERWLEIGVGTGRFAEALGITHGIDISLPMTSKAVRRGVHVCIGRAEQLPYQKQVFDGVLIALTLCFLENPAKVLQESSRVLRENGTLILGTVPADSPWGRAYIRKGEEGHPVYAHAHFLTIKETVHLFEKMGFELRRGCSALFWAPDTPSSGVSRVEPGIASEAGFVGLLFDAHHAGV
- a CDS encoding ADP-ribosylglycohydrolase family protein, encoding MIYRAQGYLLGQLAGDAIGSLVEFQSPDEIRRSYPNGVRELADGGTWNTIAGQPTDDSEMALLFAMGIAHAIQSGCDRKQLYQHIRKWAVDMPVESALLETIDKADDEPPADYVHQQGWVLIAFQNALYQLLHAPSLEDGVVDTIMRGGDTDTNAAICGALLGAVCGREAIPAQCRPEAGHPQVRHPRPECFWPVDVLDLAEGLVRSIN
- a CDS encoding type II toxin-antitoxin system RelE/ParE family toxin; this translates as MALYKIEWKRSATKELRSLPSKAIKKILATVEELTTNPHPIASIKLSGTEHTYRIRTGEYRIVYNMLDQVLVIAVIRVGHRKDVYRHLS
- a CDS encoding site-specific integrase, which codes for MKGSIYTSTKCPICKGAFKFDENIDTLVCTGGLTHNPVYHHGKCRLYYKSTTMRFDTVKAAKQQLDHLRVKDQRYQAYDPRDYQKDVPLGFTTLADLWLKYREKNAQGKAISDSTVESYRNYLRRAKAFFANANIKDIIESPAKIEDFLFGIEGISEKTRANHRSCLHYFFKWVCRRERLQMPEFPDVPFELEFRTITDWETQVKIIDKVKNLTAHIDDKVWLGIELLATHTNLRPQDLIRLAEADIDIETGVVTFWNPTKRKNQTKTIRLMDDHLVIVKELKRRYPAVPQTPFFRHVGGVKGTLPNKPYGKKYFYKWWIKACDVLGIKGLDLYAGTRHTSATQTARRLGKDAARAGLGNTSNKSIERYIQVQDDGCLNVVRAVDEMRRGKASEKIVNISVVRK
- a CDS encoding thymidylate synthase, with amino-acid sequence MDMNPIFIQATTIDDAWFQCVSAELDHGRRYEIQHGSYVGQTRLEFDYITVLIRIPYAEPWDMMLPKIPAHLGIPDPVAPGYVEQYAPYLLASNLAADEQYTYGSRISPQIKYFISLLKSTPNTNQAIFQVAEPGDCRLSDPPCLRHIDMRVQNGSLIFFPYFRSWDLWSGFPANLAGIAVLQKMLADEIGVGIGPIVAASKGLHLYGYVENLAKLRCAR